A window of the Deltaproteobacteria bacterium genome harbors these coding sequences:
- a CDS encoding VCBS repeat-containing protein, producing MHQESGFIGRIAGAALSLVMFAGISAAGAADLSHQQHVLTTGDLVRSVRWADFNGDGLLDIVAMRTRLDETTRTVEKYFDLFLQTRDGFPKTPDQSVRASDRAVVYDVGNFDPATPGPDIGFISSEGVFAYSFSDGRLSDEPQRIITVRSVFTAPDRTSILSRELLRDYTGDGTAELMVPDADQWYLFKLMPVQNGAPGAHEWRIHQIFPVPLDTELSSIWEGNILFARLEFGSSRVVQLLPQLFLADFDGDRRKDLWVARDDRLLVFRATEDGNFDPAPEMWDFARFGLRELMRHGHIAPLTRFEVGDIDGDGHSDVVISKVSINDLSSLKLLSEIYVYRNRGGKFPASPDQTFHVKNFTEQPRLIDTNADGKLDLVYQEIPFSIWQAIRIKLFGRISVDYHAHHSKDGIFSDDPDECETIPFKFDLSHQGSGLLTSYLLDGDFNGDGRPDLLQSEGPGSYRICLTTANKGWASDCGRIKVPKASFFTFAVDLNGDQTDDLVVRYGGEDAHDGTVRVLLSK from the coding sequence ATGCACCAGGAATCTGGTTTCATTGGCAGGATAGCGGGCGCCGCCCTGTCGCTGGTTATGTTTGCAGGAATTTCGGCAGCGGGAGCGGCGGATCTCTCCCATCAGCAGCACGTGCTGACTACGGGCGATCTGGTAAGGAGTGTCCGGTGGGCCGACTTCAACGGGGATGGCCTTCTCGATATTGTGGCAATGCGGACAAGGCTGGATGAAACCACCCGCACTGTGGAAAAATACTTCGACCTGTTTCTCCAGACCCGTGATGGATTCCCGAAGACCCCAGACCAGAGCGTGCGGGCTTCTGACCGTGCCGTGGTGTACGACGTGGGCAATTTCGACCCGGCGACGCCAGGCCCGGATATCGGTTTCATTTCGTCGGAAGGGGTCTTCGCCTATTCGTTCTCTGATGGGCGGCTATCGGATGAGCCACAGCGGATCATCACCGTCCGCAGCGTGTTCACGGCTCCTGACCGGACGTCAATTCTTTCCCGTGAGCTGCTCAGGGACTATACGGGCGATGGAACCGCCGAACTGATGGTGCCTGATGCCGACCAGTGGTACCTGTTCAAGCTGATGCCAGTGCAGAACGGGGCCCCTGGCGCCCATGAATGGCGGATCCACCAGATATTCCCGGTTCCCCTGGATACGGAACTGTCATCGATCTGGGAGGGGAACATCCTGTTCGCCCGTCTGGAATTCGGGTCGTCGAGAGTGGTCCAGCTGCTTCCGCAGTTGTTCCTTGCCGATTTCGATGGAGACCGTCGCAAGGACTTGTGGGTGGCCCGTGACGACCGGCTTCTTGTCTTCCGGGCGACGGAGGACGGCAACTTTGATCCTGCGCCCGAGATGTGGGATTTCGCCCGGTTCGGTTTACGGGAGCTGATGCGGCACGGACATATCGCCCCGCTTACCCGCTTTGAAGTGGGCGACATAGACGGGGATGGGCACTCTGATGTGGTGATTTCCAAGGTTTCGATCAACGACCTGTCGAGCCTGAAACTGCTGTCGGAGATCTACGTTTACCGCAACCGGGGCGGGAAATTCCCGGCCAGCCCGGACCAGACATTTCACGTGAAGAATTTTACTGAACAGCCGCGCCTTATTGATACCAATGCTGATGGGAAGCTTGACCTTGTGTATCAGGAGATACCTTTCAGCATCTGGCAGGCGATCCGTATCAAGCTGTTCGGGCGGATCTCGGTTGACTATCACGCTCATCACTCGAAGGACGGGATTTTCAGTGATGACCCGGATGAATGCGAAACGATCCCGTTCAAGTTCGATCTTTCCCATCAGGGCTCCGGCCTGCTCACGTCCTATCTGCTTGACGGGGATTTCAACGGGGATGGCCGACCGGATCTGCTTCAGTCTGAGGGCCCCGGCAGTTACCGTATCTGCCTGACCACGGCGAACAAGGGCTGGGCCAGTGACTGCGGACGGATCAAGGTCCCCAAGGCGTCCTTCTTCACTTTTGCCGTTGACCTGAACGGTGACCAGACAGATGATCTTGTGGTCCGGTATGGCGGTGAAGACGCCCACGACGGGACGGTCCGGGTTCTGCTCAGCAAATAG
- a CDS encoding GTP-binding protein yields MPKLATETVPVTVLAGFLGAGKTTLLNHILKNNDGLRIALIVNEFGEVGIDNDLIVGADEEIVELNNGCLCCSVRGDLLKGIKKLMKGRQKFDYLVIETTGLANPAPVAQTFFMPEMEKLTRLDSIITVVDGENFRRNLENSQTAAEQIGFADIVLLNKMDLVSEDQTKAIEADILKLNPYARILKSKHADVDLRLLLDVGAFSLDRKLEDAPDFLDGLDTHPDGQDHEHHHHHHEDGSECGGESACDHPEHQHHDHGHKHDEECHDPHCDHPGHDHKHQHHDTDVNSVSFVFHDPIEPEKFEAFLERISEKLFLFRCKGILNFKGSPKRVVFHGVGNRFTANYDRPWGKEAPSSKIVFIGKNLDRHAIKHDLDSCLTH; encoded by the coding sequence ATGCCGAAACTCGCTACCGAAACCGTTCCTGTTACCGTGCTTGCCGGATTTCTCGGTGCCGGAAAGACGACACTCCTCAATCATATTCTCAAGAATAACGATGGTCTCCGCATAGCCCTGATTGTCAATGAATTCGGCGAAGTAGGCATCGATAACGATCTCATCGTTGGTGCCGATGAAGAGATCGTCGAGCTGAATAACGGCTGCCTGTGCTGTTCGGTTCGGGGGGATCTGCTCAAGGGGATCAAGAAACTGATGAAGGGGCGCCAGAAGTTTGACTATCTTGTGATCGAGACGACCGGTCTTGCCAACCCTGCCCCTGTGGCACAGACCTTTTTTATGCCGGAGATGGAGAAGCTGACCCGCCTTGATTCGATCATCACGGTAGTTGATGGCGAGAATTTCCGCCGCAACCTGGAGAACAGCCAAACAGCCGCCGAGCAGATCGGTTTTGCTGATATTGTGCTTCTGAACAAGATGGATCTGGTTTCCGAAGACCAGACCAAGGCGATTGAGGCAGATATTCTCAAGCTGAACCCTTATGCACGTATCCTGAAGTCGAAGCACGCTGACGTGGACCTGCGTCTCTTGCTGGATGTCGGGGCCTTTTCACTGGATCGCAAGCTGGAGGACGCCCCGGATTTTCTGGATGGTTTGGACACTCATCCCGACGGACAGGACCACGAACATCACCATCATCACCATGAAGATGGAAGCGAGTGTGGCGGGGAATCCGCATGCGATCATCCGGAACATCAGCACCATGATCATGGACACAAGCACGATGAGGAATGCCATGATCCGCACTGTGATCACCCCGGACACGACCACAAGCACCAGCATCATGATACCGACGTCAATTCGGTCAGCTTCGTTTTCCACGACCCGATCGAGCCGGAAAAGTTCGAGGCGTTTCTTGAGCGGATTTCTGAAAAGCTGTTTCTCTTCCGCTGCAAGGGGATTCTGAACTTCAAGGGTTCACCCAAGCGGGTGGTTTTCCATGGCGTCGGTAACCGTTTTACGGCCAACTATGACCGGCCATGGGGCAAGGAAGCGCCCTCGTCGAAGATTGTTTTCATCGGCAAAAATCTGGACCGTCACGCCATCAAGCACGATCTCGATTCGTGCCTGACCCACTAG
- a CDS encoding gliding-motility protein MglA: protein MSFINYSSREINCKIVYYGPGLCGKTTNLQHIYDKSNPEAKGKMISLATETERTLFFDFLPLSLGEIRGFKTRFHLYTVPGQVFYDASRKLILKGVDGVIFVADSQVERMEANIESVENLKQNLAEQGYDLAKIPYVMQWNKRDLPNAAPVEELQKLLNHLNVPAFEACASKGTGVFETLKANAKLVLTELKKGK from the coding sequence ATGTCGTTCATCAACTACAGCTCCCGTGAGATCAACTGCAAGATCGTCTATTACGGTCCGGGGTTGTGCGGAAAGACAACCAATCTCCAGCACATCTACGACAAGTCCAATCCTGAAGCGAAGGGCAAGATGATCTCCCTCGCCACGGAAACCGAGCGGACGCTGTTTTTCGATTTCCTTCCGCTCTCGCTCGGCGAGATTCGCGGTTTCAAGACTCGCTTTCACCTCTACACGGTTCCTGGGCAGGTATTCTACGACGCCTCGCGCAAGCTGATCCTGAAGGGTGTGGATGGCGTCATTTTTGTCGCCGACAGCCAAGTGGAGCGCATGGAGGCAAACATCGAATCGGTCGAGAACCTGAAGCAGAATCTCGCCGAACAGGGCTACGACCTCGCCAAGATTCCCTATGTCATGCAGTGGAACAAGAGAGACCTTCCCAACGCCGCGCCGGTGGAGGAACTCCAGAAGCTTCTCAACCACCTGAATGTGCCGGCTTTCGAAGCCTGTGCATCCAAGGGCACTGGTGTGTTTGAAACGCTCAAAGCAAATGCCAAACTGGTCCTTACGGAACTGAAAAAGGGCAAATAG
- a CDS encoding DUF1425 domain-containing protein: MKRITRTTLMLSLVLAGTACSYPRIPNRYRSDLGGKMLYAEGNDGDLARAVKVSIATVKESGDVRTHVILFENFSRKKQEFEYQTRWYNTLGILAGDPSEWKSVTLDALDQINLTVQQPEISDLVNLEIIVRVPGKK, encoded by the coding sequence ATGAAACGTATCACCAGAACCACACTGATGCTTTCTCTTGTGCTTGCAGGTACCGCCTGTTCCTATCCGCGCATTCCAAACCGGTACCGGTCCGATCTCGGCGGCAAGATGCTATATGCGGAAGGTAACGACGGTGACCTTGCCCGTGCAGTCAAGGTCAGCATTGCCACGGTCAAAGAGTCTGGAGATGTTCGGACCCATGTGATTCTGTTTGAGAACTTTTCACGGAAAAAACAGGAATTCGAATACCAGACCCGCTGGTACAACACGCTCGGTATCCTTGCCGGGGATCCGTCGGAGTGGAAGTCGGTCACGCTGGATGCGCTGGATCAGATTAACCTGACTGTCCAGCAGCCCGAAATCTCCGACCTGGTCAATCTCGAAATCATCGTTCGCGTTCCCGGGAAAAAGTAG
- a CDS encoding recombination protein RecR: MLVPDPIDRLAAVFRRLPGVGRRQALRMALYIADRRKDLLKPLGKAIEEFASQLKPCARCTVWTEGELCAVCADPDRDRRKICVIEDLPDLESFETSGVYTGLYHVLHGRLAPSKGTGPGELSWEPLLERLQAGPPEELVLALSHTTEGETTAAELCRSVDKLELPIRVTRIVRPSGAGPEPEYWEREELEEALTGRRAYHPETRPRRARPASGRSRTRHGSSA; this comes from the coding sequence ATGCTCGTTCCCGACCCTATCGACCGGCTGGCGGCTGTGTTTCGGCGACTGCCCGGCGTGGGACGTCGGCAGGCCCTCCGGATGGCTCTTTACATTGCCGACCGGCGCAAGGATCTCTTGAAACCGCTGGGCAAGGCGATCGAGGAGTTCGCTTCCCAGCTAAAGCCCTGCGCCCGCTGCACCGTCTGGACTGAAGGCGAACTCTGCGCCGTTTGTGCTGATCCGGATCGTGACAGACGAAAAATCTGTGTCATAGAAGACCTGCCTGATCTCGAATCGTTCGAGACCAGTGGCGTCTATACCGGCTTGTACCACGTGCTCCACGGACGGCTCGCACCGTCCAAAGGAACAGGTCCCGGCGAGCTTTCATGGGAGCCATTGCTGGAACGGCTCCAGGCCGGGCCACCGGAAGAACTCGTTCTGGCCCTCAGCCATACCACCGAGGGGGAAACCACCGCCGCTGAACTCTGCCGTTCCGTCGATAAACTGGAACTCCCGATTCGGGTGACCCGGATCGTTCGTCCCTCTGGCGCCGGTCCGGAGCCCGAATACTGGGAGCGGGAAGAACTGGAGGAGGCACTGACGGGACGCCGGGCCTATCATCCTGAAACCCGGCCCCGAAGGGCCAGACCCGCCTCAGGACGGTCCAGAACCCGGCACGGAAGTTCCGCTTGA
- a CDS encoding amidase — protein MTIPSQPLFAGLRDRYRDGRETPETVVDRFLGRIAADRDHEIPLNAFLALRESQARQEAQASSGRWKSGKPLSPLDGIPLAVKDAVNVAGLSTPVGTRFLGKTPEPRDSELVRRLKAAGAIILGKTHMHEFGFGATGINPHGMTARNPYDRRRITGGSSSGSAAAVAAGLVPGAIGTDAGGSVRIPSALCGLTGLKATFGRIPMDGIGALTYTMDHAGPMTRTVQDAIELFEIIATPALNTMPDSARPFTAGIIDGYCTETCAPDVSNSVEVALQLLEKAGVKTVRVQIPSALAMHAAGVVTMGGEAASILETDWEEHRNEFGGDVRLFTAGARKLAAHEYLRAQRIRTLVCAEHAAAFQKADIIITPMTARTAAFIHAKALRRGETDPDLVQALSRFSLPYNLTGLPALTLPAGTDANGLPVGLQLVAPPNEEIRLLSAALYTEKVLADRCPPPPGWLPPWN, from the coding sequence ATGACCATCCCCAGTCAACCGCTTTTTGCCGGGCTTCGCGATCGGTACCGGGACGGCCGGGAAACACCGGAAACGGTCGTTGACCGGTTCCTGGGACGGATCGCCGCCGACCGGGATCATGAAATTCCGCTTAATGCCTTTCTTGCCCTGAGGGAAAGCCAGGCACGCCAGGAAGCCCAGGCGTCATCCGGCCGCTGGAAATCGGGAAAGCCGCTCTCTCCCCTCGATGGCATACCTCTGGCCGTGAAGGATGCCGTGAATGTAGCGGGACTTTCCACTCCGGTCGGCACGCGGTTTCTCGGAAAAACACCTGAGCCCAGGGACAGCGAACTGGTTCGCAGACTAAAAGCGGCTGGCGCCATTATCCTTGGCAAGACGCACATGCACGAGTTTGGATTCGGCGCAACCGGAATCAACCCCCACGGCATGACCGCACGTAATCCCTATGACCGCAGGCGGATCACCGGAGGATCCTCCAGCGGTTCAGCAGCCGCCGTAGCAGCAGGTCTTGTCCCGGGGGCCATTGGAACTGATGCGGGAGGATCGGTCCGGATTCCGTCGGCCCTGTGCGGCCTTACTGGACTCAAGGCCACGTTCGGCCGGATTCCGATGGACGGAATCGGGGCGCTGACATACACAATGGACCATGCCGGGCCGATGACGCGGACCGTCCAGGATGCCATAGAGCTGTTTGAAATCATCGCCACTCCCGCACTGAACACCATGCCCGATTCGGCCCGCCCTTTCACGGCCGGGATCATCGACGGGTATTGCACGGAAACCTGCGCCCCGGACGTGTCGAATTCGGTCGAAGTGGCCCTGCAGCTGCTTGAGAAAGCCGGCGTGAAAACCGTCCGCGTCCAGATTCCTTCGGCATTGGCAATGCATGCGGCAGGAGTCGTAACGATGGGTGGTGAAGCGGCCTCAATTCTCGAAACCGACTGGGAAGAGCACCGGAACGAGTTTGGCGGGGACGTCCGGCTGTTCACAGCTGGAGCGCGCAAGCTTGCTGCCCACGAATACCTGCGCGCCCAGAGGATCAGGACCCTGGTCTGCGCCGAGCATGCTGCTGCATTCCAGAAGGCGGACATCATCATCACACCGATGACAGCCCGCACTGCTGCGTTTATTCATGCCAAGGCGCTCCGGCGCGGTGAAACCGATCCGGATCTTGTCCAGGCACTGAGCCGATTCAGCTTGCCCTATAACCTCACTGGACTACCGGCCCTGACACTTCCGGCGGGAACCGATGCCAACGGTCTTCCCGTTGGGCTGCAACTGGTTGCACCCCCGAATGAAGAGATTCGCCTCCTGTCGGCGGCGCTCTATACTGAAAAAGTGCTTGCCGACCGCTGTCCGCCACCACCAGGCTGGCTACCGCCGTGGAACTGA
- a CDS encoding ZIP family metal transporter: MNLLTAAAILAIVHLVSGAAFIRLPARERTLRFLVSFSAGTLLAMSLVHLLPESALHTGGGSGLAVLAGFFALWALEHLVGRHEHVDDVHKHGEHEPATGLSVLASLVLILHGFIDGLALAAFEHHEGWALTALLGLAAHAPAMMLALVTLLRLAGMATGPMLGVIAVTSFTIPAGALAANGGPFSHLAGNIAWFEAAVGGALIYLSTHHLLPAVEHNKRDRLALYAAALAGAVLAVLLAGLHGGEGHHH, from the coding sequence ATGAACCTGCTCACTGCTGCCGCAATCCTCGCCATCGTCCATCTGGTTTCCGGAGCTGCTTTTATACGGCTTCCCGCCAGGGAGCGGACACTCCGGTTTCTTGTCTCCTTTTCAGCCGGAACCCTGCTGGCCATGAGTCTCGTCCATCTGCTGCCGGAAAGCGCGCTGCATACCGGCGGCGGGTCCGGTCTGGCTGTTCTGGCCGGTTTTTTCGCGCTCTGGGCACTGGAACATCTGGTCGGGCGGCATGAACATGTGGACGACGTACACAAGCACGGCGAGCACGAGCCCGCAACGGGGTTGTCCGTTCTGGCCTCGCTGGTCCTGATTCTTCATGGCTTTATTGACGGGCTTGCCCTCGCCGCCTTCGAGCACCACGAGGGCTGGGCACTTACGGCGCTTTTAGGTTTAGCCGCCCATGCACCCGCCATGATGCTGGCTCTGGTAACACTGCTCCGGCTGGCAGGAATGGCTACGGGCCCCATGCTCGGAGTCATCGCCGTCACATCATTCACCATCCCTGCCGGGGCATTGGCGGCCAATGGCGGTCCATTCTCACATCTTGCGGGGAATATCGCCTGGTTCGAGGCTGCCGTGGGTGGAGCGCTGATCTATCTTTCCACCCATCACCTGCTGCCCGCAGTAGAGCACAACAAGCGGGACCGGCTGGCTCTGTATGCTGCGGCCCTCGCCGGGGCTGTCCTCGCCGTGCTCCTCGCCGGTCTTCACGGCGGCGAAGGACACCACCACTGA
- a CDS encoding YbaB/EbfC family nucleoid-associated protein has protein sequence MGQAQQLMADVGKKREAYEKALEKEIVEAAAGGGMVRVKANGLGRILSISFDRELVQPLDTDLLQDVTTAAVNEALRRAEAAADRVKNELLAALPFAGLFQGKL, from the coding sequence ATGGGGCAGGCCCAGCAGCTGATGGCTGACGTGGGCAAGAAGCGCGAGGCGTACGAAAAAGCCCTCGAAAAGGAAATTGTTGAAGCCGCAGCCGGCGGTGGAATGGTCAGGGTGAAGGCCAATGGTCTGGGTCGCATCCTGTCAATCTCCTTTGACCGCGAACTGGTTCAGCCGCTCGACACGGACCTTCTGCAAGATGTCACCACCGCTGCTGTAAACGAGGCTCTCCGCCGGGCCGAAGCAGCCGCCGACAGGGTAAAAAACGAACTGCTTGCTGCCCTCCCCTTTGCCGGCCTGTTCCAGGGAAAGCTGTAG
- a CDS encoding RibD family protein, producing the protein MSRRRMTRQPRGTRPWISAILATSLDGKITTAEGGPPRFPSRADKRHLMEQRARADAVIVGGGSIRNENPRIVVGRRFELDRCRRGQTPQPMVAIVSASGDLGTNPRFLATAGELRLYTTTRGARYAQSRYQNVPLKIRAVQESRPGELDLTDIIGELDSSGMRRIQCEGGGELVQRLLRLDLLDELALTLCPVIVGGRNTPSAAGFTGFDSADIPRFQLVSSRRIGDELYLTYRRHR; encoded by the coding sequence ATGAGCCGCCGGCGCATGACCAGACAGCCTCGTGGAACACGGCCCTGGATCAGCGCGATCCTCGCCACCAGTCTCGACGGAAAGATCACTACCGCCGAGGGAGGTCCTCCCCGTTTCCCGTCCAGGGCCGACAAGCGGCACCTGATGGAGCAGCGTGCCCGGGCCGACGCCGTTATTGTCGGTGGCGGAAGCATCCGTAACGAAAATCCGCGAATCGTCGTTGGAAGACGCTTCGAGCTGGATCGCTGCCGGCGCGGCCAGACGCCGCAGCCAATGGTTGCCATCGTGAGCGCTTCGGGCGATCTCGGTACCAATCCAAGATTTCTGGCCACTGCAGGCGAGCTCCGCCTTTACACAACCACCCGGGGCGCCCGCTACGCACAGTCACGGTATCAGAATGTACCGCTGAAAATCCGGGCCGTTCAGGAATCCCGGCCCGGAGAGCTGGACCTGACTGACATCATCGGTGAGCTGGATTCCTCCGGCATGCGGCGGATCCAGTGCGAAGGTGGCGGTGAGCTCGTTCAGCGGCTTCTCAGGCTTGATCTTCTGGATGAACTCGCACTTACCCTCTGCCCGGTTATCGTGGGAGGGCGTAATACGCCTTCGGCGGCCGGATTTACGGGTTTTGACTCGGCTGATATCCCCCGCTTCCAGCTGGTCAGCAGCCGCAGGATCGGGGATGAGCTTTACCTCACTTACCGCCGGCACCGCTGA
- a CDS encoding DUF2953 domain-containing protein, whose product MELTGWIAPLIIAGAAVAAVCTAIAVWLWRTPLSIGGRLAGGLERALDVEGEVRFHPFWIRAVPSGGQVILSAGFHSRTLWSGPLPIQRESPPFAEQVDKAGRNLKKSADILGFLNRHWGLGNIALLLLSFRRFIRTGRLEGYIEYGAEDPAITGRLFGYQCSVAYLLPELPDFRVIPVWKFRTWFEIDMRLLADLHVARMAVAILWFGITRFRLKPPASPQPESAPRIAGVEYPHAA is encoded by the coding sequence ATGGAACTGACTGGCTGGATCGCTCCGCTGATAATTGCCGGAGCGGCCGTTGCTGCTGTGTGTACCGCCATTGCCGTCTGGCTGTGGCGGACTCCACTGTCCATAGGTGGAAGATTGGCAGGAGGACTGGAGCGTGCTCTCGATGTGGAAGGTGAGGTCCGTTTTCATCCCTTCTGGATCAGGGCGGTACCGTCCGGGGGACAGGTTATCCTGTCAGCCGGTTTTCACTCACGGACGCTCTGGAGCGGACCACTACCCATACAAAGGGAAAGCCCGCCCTTTGCAGAGCAGGTCGACAAAGCTGGCAGGAATCTGAAAAAATCCGCCGATATTCTCGGCTTCCTCAACCGTCACTGGGGTCTTGGCAACATTGCCCTGCTTCTTCTGTCCTTTCGCCGGTTCATCCGGACCGGCAGACTGGAGGGTTATATTGAATACGGCGCCGAAGACCCCGCGATCACGGGCAGGCTGTTTGGCTATCAGTGCTCGGTCGCCTACCTGTTGCCAGAGCTGCCGGACTTCCGGGTGATCCCCGTGTGGAAATTCCGGACCTGGTTTGAAATCGACATGCGGCTGCTGGCCGATCTCCATGTCGCCCGGATGGCTGTGGCCATTTTGTGGTTCGGTATCACCCGGTTCCGCCTGAAACCACCTGCCAGCCCGCAGCCGGAGTCAGCCCCCAGAATTGCCGGGGTGGAATACCCTCATGCCGCCTGA
- a CDS encoding FAD-dependent oxidoreductase produces the protein MTLFALQPHRIVIAGAGYGGLHAACGIARRFDPDRVRLTIIQPGSRFTDVCRLHEMSVRPVSISYDLAAALVRFPLQWIDGQVQEIDADSQIATVDSYGHPVSVPYDTLIVATGSVSSDYGIPGVKEYALPLKSPDHAERIRAKLDSLRRRKPPARILIAGGGLTGVELAAEIADEWNLTPGIRQPELVLLDAADRLLPASGKRAAEYAARYLLSRGIKIRLRTSIAGVYSSGIALNTGERLAADAVIWCAGVRPLPLPGLEALYTGPGGRIPVNGFLESGQAGIYAIGDQAAVNGPDGGLLPPRAMYACQMGDQAAAIIMARFSGKPAHPFRPENSGELTSLGHRDGVGYVYAGGRKMLVTGRSAAVMKSVSLQVHLVQLMVRVREPILPEGALLSEAVSRLWRLRKKS, from the coding sequence GTGACACTCTTTGCACTTCAGCCTCACCGGATCGTCATCGCCGGAGCCGGTTACGGAGGTCTTCACGCGGCCTGCGGCATTGCCAGACGTTTCGATCCGGACAGGGTGAGGCTCACGATCATTCAGCCGGGCAGCCGCTTTACAGACGTCTGCCGGTTGCACGAAATGTCGGTACGCCCGGTGAGCATCTCCTATGATCTGGCCGCTGCCCTCGTCCGGTTTCCACTCCAGTGGATTGATGGACAGGTGCAGGAGATCGACGCGGACAGCCAGATAGCCACCGTCGATTCCTATGGCCACCCCGTATCCGTCCCTTACGATACGCTGATTGTCGCCACCGGGTCAGTTTCCAGCGACTACGGCATACCGGGAGTGAAGGAATATGCCCTTCCCCTCAAGTCCCCGGATCACGCCGAGCGAATACGCGCAAAGCTCGACAGTCTCCGCCGCCGCAAGCCGCCCGCCCGTATTCTCATCGCTGGCGGCGGACTTACCGGCGTGGAACTGGCCGCCGAAATCGCCGATGAATGGAATTTGACCCCCGGTATCCGGCAGCCGGAACTGGTCCTGCTCGATGCGGCGGACCGGCTCCTTCCGGCATCCGGAAAGCGTGCCGCCGAATACGCCGCGCGGTATCTTCTTTCTCGCGGCATCAAAATCCGGCTCCGGACATCCATTGCTGGCGTCTATTCAAGCGGCATCGCCCTCAACACCGGAGAGCGTCTTGCGGCTGATGCTGTCATCTGGTGTGCAGGCGTACGCCCGCTCCCACTGCCGGGACTGGAAGCGCTGTACACTGGTCCGGGCGGACGAATACCGGTGAACGGGTTCCTGGAATCCGGGCAGGCGGGAATCTATGCCATTGGCGATCAGGCCGCGGTGAATGGACCAGATGGCGGCCTTTTGCCGCCGCGAGCGATGTATGCCTGCCAGATGGGCGACCAGGCAGCCGCCATCATCATGGCGCGGTTTTCCGGAAAACCCGCCCATCCGTTCCGCCCTGAAAATTCAGGCGAACTTACCTCTCTCGGGCACCGCGACGGCGTAGGATATGTATATGCAGGCGGGCGGAAAATGCTGGTTACCGGCAGGTCCGCTGCTGTCATGAAGTCGGTTTCCCTGCAGGTCCATCTGGTTCAGCTCATGGTGCGGGTTCGCGAGCCCATCCTCCCCGAAGGCGCCCTGCTGTCAGAGGCTGTCTCCCGGCTATGGCGGCTCAGGAAAAAATCATGA
- a CDS encoding YajQ family cyclic di-GMP-binding protein, protein MPSFDVVSEVNLQELDNALNQARKELQQRFDLKDTHSEIKDDQKEKLITITSDSDFTLKQVTSILENKLAKRNVPLENLDYQPVENAAGSSVRQKIRIKTGIEKEPAKEIVKAIKDSGLKVQAAIQDNQVRVTGKKKDDLQAVMQLLRERKFGLSLQFTNFRD, encoded by the coding sequence ATGCCGTCTTTCGACGTGGTCAGTGAAGTAAACCTTCAGGAACTGGATAACGCCCTCAACCAGGCAAGGAAGGAACTCCAGCAGCGGTTCGACCTGAAGGACACGCATAGCGAGATCAAGGACGACCAGAAGGAAAAGCTGATCACCATCACCTCCGACAGTGATTTTACGCTCAAGCAGGTCACATCGATTCTCGAGAACAAGCTCGCGAAGCGGAATGTGCCGCTTGAGAACCTCGACTACCAGCCGGTCGAAAATGCCGCCGGTTCGTCGGTACGGCAGAAAATCAGGATCAAGACCGGTATCGAAAAGGAACCGGCCAAGGAGATCGTGAAGGCGATCAAGGATTCAGGGCTCAAGGTTCAGGCGGCCATCCAGGACAACCAGGTCCGTGTGACCGGCAAGAAAAAGGATGATCTTCAGGCCGTCATGCAGTTGCTTCGGGAGCGCAAGTTCGGCCTTTCACTCCAGTTCACCAATTTCCGTGACTGA
- a CDS encoding roadblock/LC7 domain-containing protein, whose translation MAGPSFVMYETEYNEISDVIEKLAKEANAKVVFLVDKNGQLIASCGETENLDTTSMASLTAGNIAATGGLAKLLGEREFSVLFHEGDRDNLHISIIGGRVILVVIFDGRSSLGLVRLRVKKAGEVLQKIFERLVAKAEAEGQGASPFAEITDDDIDNLFSE comes from the coding sequence ATGGCTGGTCCAAGCTTCGTGATGTACGAAACCGAGTACAACGAGATCTCGGACGTCATTGAAAAACTGGCCAAGGAAGCGAACGCCAAGGTCGTCTTTCTGGTCGACAAAAACGGTCAGCTCATCGCCAGTTGTGGCGAAACAGAGAATCTTGACACGACGTCGATGGCCTCGCTCACGGCAGGCAATATCGCAGCCACCGGCGGCCTTGCGAAATTGCTCGGCGAGCGTGAGTTCTCGGTCCTTTTCCACGAAGGCGACCGCGACAACCTGCATATCTCGATCATCGGCGGCCGGGTGATTCTCGTCGTGATCTTCGACGGCCGCAGCTCGCTCGGACTGGTTCGCCTCCGGGTCAAGAAGGCGGGCGAAGTCCTCCAGAAGATATTCGAGCGGCTGGTCGCCAAGGCCGAGGCCGAAGGACAGGGTGCATCGCCATTTGCGGAGATCACCGACGACGATATCGATAACCTGTTCAGTGAATAA